A genomic window from Photobacterium gaetbulicola Gung47 includes:
- a CDS encoding cyclopropane-fatty-acyl-phospholipid synthase (COG2230): MISSEVSQGSLALSGTDRVARKIVTTVLQQLTGCGLTVSEVHGETFQFGDKCSGLQAQLLVKHQGFYKRLLDGGSIAAGEAYMDGWWDSPDLTKVVQVLARNLPILDKIEAKVGWFTAFKNKWLHYTRRNNKQASKRNILAHYDLGNDFYRTFLDENMLYSAAIYGSEETSLSQAQFNKMDRLCQMLELKPTDHLLEIGTGWGALAIHAAKYYGCQVTTTTISDAQHKWARERIYEQGLEGKITLLLEDYRDLTGKYDKIVSVEMIEAVGKEYLTTYIKQCQSLLKEEGLLAIQAITIADQRFDSYSKGVDFIQKYIFPGGFLPSVTVLSQHLTQHTDFVIRDLKDIGMDYARTLSDWHKEFNNNIDHYLQQGFDEQFIRMWRYYLCYCEGGFLERSISTVQLVASRGGWR, encoded by the coding sequence ATGATAAGTAGCGAAGTTAGCCAGGGATCATTGGCACTGTCAGGAACAGATCGTGTAGCGAGGAAAATCGTAACCACTGTTTTACAGCAGCTCACAGGCTGTGGACTGACGGTGTCAGAGGTACATGGTGAAACATTCCAATTTGGTGACAAGTGCAGCGGGTTGCAGGCACAGTTGCTGGTTAAGCATCAGGGGTTCTACAAACGGTTATTGGATGGCGGCAGCATAGCGGCCGGAGAAGCGTATATGGACGGTTGGTGGGACTCGCCTGATTTAACAAAAGTTGTCCAGGTGCTGGCCAGAAATCTTCCTATCCTAGATAAAATTGAAGCGAAGGTCGGTTGGTTTACTGCTTTTAAGAACAAGTGGCTCCACTACACGAGACGCAACAACAAGCAGGCTTCAAAGAGAAATATCTTGGCTCATTATGATCTTGGCAATGATTTCTATCGTACCTTCCTAGACGAAAACATGCTTTATTCGGCTGCAATCTACGGCAGTGAAGAGACCAGTTTATCCCAGGCACAATTTAACAAGATGGATCGTTTGTGCCAAATGCTGGAACTCAAGCCGACAGATCACCTGTTAGAAATTGGAACCGGTTGGGGAGCATTGGCCATTCATGCTGCTAAATACTATGGATGCCAGGTTACAACAACAACGATTTCAGATGCCCAGCATAAATGGGCCAGAGAACGTATCTATGAACAGGGGCTTGAAGGAAAGATTACGCTCTTGTTGGAAGATTACCGAGATTTAACCGGCAAGTACGACAAAATCGTGTCGGTTGAAATGATAGAAGCTGTTGGCAAGGAGTACCTGACGACATATATCAAGCAATGTCAGTCGCTGCTCAAAGAAGAAGGCCTATTGGCAATACAAGCTATAACCATTGCGGATCAGCGATTCGATAGTTACAGCAAAGGTGTTGATTTCATACAAAAATATATTTTTCCAGGTGGCTTCTTGCCGTCGGTGACTGTACTTTCTCAACACCTTACCCAGCATACCGACTTTGTTATCCGTGATCTCAAAGATATCGGTATGGATTATGCGAGAACCTTGTCAGATTGGCACAAGGAGTTCAACAACAACATAGATCATTACCTACAGCAGGGTTTTGACGAGCAGTTCATCAGGATGTGGCGCTACTACTTATGTTACTGCGAGGGTGGTTTTCTAGAGCGCAGTATCAGTACTGTACAGCTTGTTGCCAGCCGAGGTGGATGGCGATGA
- a CDS encoding hypothetical protein (COG3496) produces MRSGLFSGVIRHRRFSPVSHQFQYPMFMPLINLDELVQLERQVFGFGCQWYQFARFKVSDYLRGAEQVNQSAKAGIAEQGVALKAAVFAKLEQLTNEPVSGTVLMLCQLRYAGIYFSPLNLYYVYDEDGQWRWVLAEVSNTPWNERHYYALPASDRWLQRQWLEEKSFHVSPFNPMSQRYYWKLRAPSSRLLLHLDIHDSRTDLKVLDATMSLKRAPMTTSTLWQHIYQTPVQTLKVVWGIYWQALRLWLKKVPFYSHPDSNQSPVAAKETEHFPPPSNNKESKP; encoded by the coding sequence ATGCGCAGCGGCCTATTTTCTGGAGTTATCAGGCATCGTCGGTTTTCACCGGTTTCGCACCAATTTCAGTATCCGATGTTTATGCCGCTTATAAATTTAGATGAGCTCGTGCAGCTTGAGCGGCAGGTGTTTGGTTTTGGCTGCCAGTGGTACCAGTTTGCCCGGTTCAAAGTATCGGATTACCTCAGAGGGGCTGAGCAGGTGAATCAATCCGCCAAGGCTGGGATTGCTGAACAGGGAGTGGCATTAAAAGCTGCTGTTTTCGCCAAGCTTGAGCAACTGACCAATGAGCCAGTCAGCGGAACGGTCTTAATGCTCTGTCAGTTGCGGTATGCCGGTATTTATTTCAGTCCGTTGAATTTGTATTACGTGTATGACGAAGACGGGCAATGGCGCTGGGTCCTCGCCGAGGTAAGCAATACTCCTTGGAATGAGAGGCATTACTACGCCTTACCCGCCAGCGATAGGTGGCTGCAGCGGCAGTGGCTGGAAGAAAAATCTTTTCATGTATCCCCATTCAATCCGATGAGCCAACGATATTACTGGAAACTAAGAGCACCGTCGTCAAGGTTACTGCTTCATTTGGATATTCATGACAGTCGGACAGACCTAAAGGTATTGGATGCGACAATGTCGCTCAAGCGGGCTCCAATGACGACGTCAACCCTGTGGCAGCACATCTATCAAACACCAGTTCAAACGCTGAAAGTCGTTTGGGGGATTTATTGGCAAGCATTGAGGCTTTGGCTCAAGAAGGTGCCATTTTATTCCCACCCGGATAGCAATCAATCTCCAGTAGCTGCGAAGGAAACCGAGCATTTTCCTCCACCATCAAATAATAAGGAGTCGAAGCCATGA